The Nitratidesulfovibrio sp. SRB-5 genome includes a window with the following:
- a CDS encoding glycosyltransferase family 9 protein, with amino-acid sequence MTLPKTWLVVRLSALGDVVLTTGVLLWLHRARGWRFVVLTRPQWAPVFRNHPAVDRVATVDPHDLRPAALPGFVRGLAASLPGAGLLDLHGTLRSRLLGLLWPGPVRRYPKFSVERRLFLRSGGRLFRERLRASNVTQRYALAVQDAPPPRSALLPRILLDDAESARGVALLREAGLLPAGTPDGATDGAPVPARPLVALHPYSTHPDKAWLPDAWRDLAGRLSAAGHAWFVVGRSGGKGNAVAEAGGDEAAPLFALVEQTRRAGGLAADFTDRTDLRETCALLAAADVLVTGDSGPMHLAAGVGTPVVALFGPTTREWGFYPEGPRDVVLETGDACRPCSLHGSRRCARSGRCMTGIAPDAVFAAVRRVVGDGMAGAGADAKNC; translated from the coding sequence ATGACCCTGCCCAAGACATGGCTGGTGGTGCGCCTGAGTGCGCTGGGCGACGTGGTGCTGACCACGGGCGTCCTGCTGTGGCTGCATCGTGCCCGTGGCTGGCGCTTCGTGGTGCTGACGCGGCCGCAGTGGGCACCGGTGTTCCGCAACCACCCCGCCGTGGACCGGGTGGCCACGGTGGATCCGCACGACCTGCGCCCCGCCGCGTTGCCCGGCTTCGTGCGTGGGCTGGCGGCGTCGCTGCCGGGCGCGGGCCTGCTGGACCTGCATGGCACCCTGCGCTCGCGGCTGCTGGGGCTGCTGTGGCCCGGACCGGTGCGCCGCTATCCCAAGTTTTCGGTGGAACGTCGCCTGTTCCTGCGGTCCGGCGGCAGGCTGTTCCGCGAACGGTTGCGCGCCAGCAACGTGACGCAACGGTACGCCCTGGCCGTGCAGGATGCGCCGCCGCCGCGTTCGGCGTTGCTGCCGCGCATTCTGCTGGACGACGCGGAGAGCGCGCGGGGCGTGGCCCTGCTGCGCGAGGCCGGGCTGCTGCCTGCGGGAACGCCGGATGGCGCTACGGACGGGGCCCCCGTTCCGGCCCGCCCGCTGGTGGCCCTGCATCCCTATTCCACGCATCCGGACAAGGCCTGGCTGCCCGATGCCTGGCGCGATCTGGCCGGGCGTCTTTCCGCCGCCGGGCATGCGTGGTTCGTGGTTGGGCGGTCCGGCGGAAAGGGAAATGCTGTTGCTGAAGCTGGGGGCGACGAGGCCGCGCCGCTCTTCGCGCTTGTGGAGCAGACCCGACGTGCGGGCGGACTGGCGGCGGATTTCACCGACCGCACGGACCTGCGCGAAACCTGCGCGCTGCTGGCCGCCGCGGACGTGCTGGTGACCGGAGATTCCGGCCCCATGCATCTGGCCGCCGGGGTGGGCACCCCGGTGGTGGCGCTGTTCGGCCCCACCACCCGCGAATGGGGCTTCTACCCGGAAGGCCCGCGCGATGTGGTGCTGGAAACCGGCGATGCCTGCCGCCCCTGTTCGCTGCACGGCAGCAGGCGCTGCGCCCGTTCCGGGCGCTGCATGACCGGCATCGCGCCCGATGCGGTGTTTGCGGCGGTGCGGCGGGTGGTTGGCGATGGAATGGCCGGGGCGGGCGCGGACGCCAAGAACTGCTGA
- the nadD gene encoding nicotinate (nicotinamide) nucleotide adenylyltransferase: MRRIGILGGSFNPVHAGHLRLAIEVAEALRPDRIDLVPCAVPPHKEGHDLLPFGLRLSLLHAAVRPFAALAVNALEGGRSGPSYTWDTLHAYRAAEPDATPFFILGGEDFEMLPHWHRGVELPRVADFVVVPRAGSGPEAFRAALAAHWPDAAPLAPQTDHAQAAPDTERHLLRGGPYGDTTLTFLPLPRLDISASLLRGKWLRGADIRLLVPDDVDSLLRAQADEVRRCWAHAAPAPHADPAMHGIAPSCSASDCATPDCSAPHCSGSHCSGSHRSGQHGSGKDSPCE; the protein is encoded by the coding sequence ATGCGGCGCATCGGCATACTTGGCGGCAGTTTCAACCCGGTGCATGCGGGGCATCTGCGCCTGGCCATCGAGGTGGCCGAGGCGCTGCGGCCCGACCGCATCGACCTCGTCCCGTGCGCCGTGCCCCCCCACAAGGAAGGGCACGACCTCTTGCCCTTCGGGCTGCGCCTGTCCCTGCTGCATGCCGCCGTGCGCCCGTTTGCCGCGCTGGCCGTGAACGCGCTGGAAGGCGGGCGCAGCGGCCCCTCGTACACCTGGGACACCCTGCACGCCTACCGCGCCGCCGAACCGGACGCCACGCCGTTCTTCATCCTGGGCGGCGAGGATTTCGAGATGCTGCCCCACTGGCACCGGGGAGTGGAGTTGCCGCGCGTCGCCGACTTCGTGGTGGTGCCCCGCGCGGGCAGCGGGCCGGAAGCCTTCCGTGCCGCCCTGGCCGCCCACTGGCCCGACGCCGCCCCGCTAGCGCCCCAGACGGACCATGCACAGGCCGCGCCGGACACGGAACGCCACCTGCTGCGCGGCGGCCCCTACGGGGATACCACCCTGACCTTCCTGCCCCTGCCCCGGCTGGACATCAGCGCGTCCCTGCTGCGCGGCAAATGGCTGCGCGGCGCGGACATCCGCCTGCTGGTGCCCGACGACGTGGACAGCCTGCTGCGCGCCCAGGCCGACGAGGTGCGCCGCTGCTGGGCGCACGCCGCCCCGGCCCCCCATGCCGACCCCGCGATGCACGGCATCGCCCCCTCCTGCTCTGCCTCCGACTGCGCCACACCCGACTGTTCCGCCCCACACTGTTCCGGCTCACACTGCTCCGGCTCACACCGCTCAGGCCAGCACGGCTCCGGCAAGGACTCCCCATGCGAATGA
- a CDS encoding glutamate-5-semialdehyde dehydrogenase — MSTQNTTTAPDATRDTATSDIVQLVESMGKRAKAAARKLAAAAPAAKIDALVRLAGLLESRESDILAANARDLAAAEAAGMDAPRMDRLRLTPRIMAEMAAACRHVAGLPDPVGAVETQWQRPNGLLVGRMRIPLGVIAIIYESRPNVTIDSAILCLKAGNAVILRGGSEAIHSNLALAGLIAEAMSASGLPGDAVQVVSRTDRAAVGALCALEQYIDVIIPRGGETLIRAVVQQATMPVLKHYKGVCHAYVDAGADLDQAVEIVFNGKVQRPGVCNALECLLVHKDEAAALLPAVAARLAPAGVTFRACPTALPLLGDAATAAAPEDYGMEFHDLILAVRVVDDMDEALAHIAAHGSNHTEIICTRDHGRAMRFLREADASMVAVNASTRFNDGGQLGLGAEIGISTSKLHSYGPMGVQELTTTKFVVFGAGQVRE, encoded by the coding sequence ATGAGCACGCAGAACACCACCACCGCCCCGGATGCAACCAGGGACACCGCCACGAGCGACATCGTCCAACTGGTCGAATCCATGGGCAAGCGCGCCAAGGCAGCCGCCCGCAAGCTGGCCGCCGCGGCCCCCGCCGCCAAGATCGACGCCCTGGTCCGCCTTGCCGGGCTGCTGGAATCGCGCGAGTCCGACATACTGGCCGCCAACGCGCGCGACCTGGCCGCCGCCGAAGCGGCGGGCATGGACGCCCCGCGCATGGACCGCCTGCGCCTTACCCCGCGCATCATGGCCGAAATGGCCGCCGCCTGCCGCCACGTGGCGGGCCTGCCCGACCCGGTGGGCGCGGTGGAAACCCAGTGGCAGCGCCCCAACGGCCTGCTGGTGGGGCGCATGCGCATTCCCCTCGGCGTCATCGCCATCATCTACGAATCGCGCCCCAACGTGACCATCGATTCCGCCATCCTGTGCCTGAAGGCGGGCAACGCGGTGATCCTGCGCGGCGGGTCGGAGGCCATCCACTCCAACCTGGCCCTGGCCGGGCTCATTGCCGAGGCCATGTCCGCCTCCGGCCTGCCCGGCGATGCTGTGCAGGTGGTCTCGCGTACCGACCGGGCCGCCGTGGGCGCCCTGTGCGCGCTGGAGCAGTACATCGACGTGATCATCCCGCGCGGGGGCGAAACCCTGATCCGCGCCGTGGTGCAGCAAGCCACCATGCCCGTCCTGAAGCACTACAAGGGCGTGTGTCACGCCTATGTGGACGCGGGCGCGGACCTTGACCAGGCCGTGGAGATCGTCTTCAACGGCAAGGTGCAGCGCCCCGGCGTGTGCAACGCGCTGGAATGCCTGCTGGTGCACAAGGACGAGGCCGCAGCCCTGCTGCCCGCCGTGGCCGCCCGGCTGGCCCCTGCCGGAGTGACCTTCCGCGCGTGCCCGACGGCGCTGCCCCTGCTGGGCGATGCCGCCACCGCCGCCGCCCCGGAAGACTACGGCATGGAATTCCACGACCTGATCCTGGCCGTGCGCGTGGTGGACGACATGGACGAGGCGCTGGCCCACATCGCCGCGCACGGGTCCAACCACACCGAAATCATCTGCACCCGCGACCATGGGCGGGCCATGCGCTTCCTGCGCGAGGCCGACGCCTCCATGGTGGCGGTGAACGCCTCCACCCGCTTCAACGACGGCGGGCAGCTGGGCCTTGGCGCCGAGATCGGCATCAGCACGTCCAAGCTGCACTCTTACGGCCCCATGGGCGTGCAGGAACTGACCACCACCAAGTTCGTGGTGTTCGGCGCGGGCCAGGTCCGGGAGTAA
- a CDS encoding tetratricopeptide repeat protein, translating into MSENTVRKGLPRAQQQPVIPQQLQGEVSGEAAPLLRFVLDNARYIAAGLGVLVLAAGAGAGYRWWAADKARQAQADLGTIIVAKTGADRVQALEAFLAKAPSGVRNAVLLDLAAAAMEQKDYDKAASAWERLAAADGAIGVVARIGRAQALSQAGKDAEALTVLEGLESSVSEISRNAVRGQLAVVAERAGKLDRAVAAYEQLMASESAGNKDYFKSRAEALKARMQKGGA; encoded by the coding sequence ATGTCGGAGAACACTGTCCGCAAAGGCCTGCCGCGCGCCCAGCAGCAGCCTGTAATTCCCCAGCAGCTGCAGGGCGAGGTGTCCGGAGAGGCCGCGCCGCTGCTGCGCTTCGTGCTCGACAACGCCCGCTATATCGCCGCCGGTCTCGGCGTGCTGGTGCTGGCCGCCGGTGCCGGCGCGGGTTACCGCTGGTGGGCTGCCGACAAGGCGCGCCAGGCGCAGGCCGATCTGGGCACGATTATCGTGGCCAAGACCGGCGCGGATCGCGTGCAGGCCCTGGAGGCGTTTCTGGCCAAGGCTCCGTCGGGCGTGCGCAACGCCGTGCTGCTGGACCTTGCCGCCGCCGCCATGGAGCAGAAGGACTACGACAAGGCCGCCTCGGCCTGGGAACGCCTGGCCGCCGCCGATGGCGCCATCGGCGTGGTGGCCCGCATCGGTCGCGCGCAGGCCCTGTCGCAGGCTGGCAAGGATGCCGAGGCCCTGACCGTGCTGGAAGGCCTGGAAAGCTCGGTGAGCGAGATTTCGCGCAATGCCGTTCGCGGCCAGCTGGCAGTGGTGGCGGAGCGTGCGGGCAAGCTGGACCGCGCCGTGGCTGCCTACGAGCAGCTGATGGCCTCCGAATCCGCCGGCAACAAGGACTATTTCAAGAGCCGCGCCGAAGCGCTGAAGGCCCGCATGCAGAAGGGGGGCGCGTAA
- the iorA gene encoding indolepyruvate ferredoxin oxidoreductase subunit alpha, translating to MSESTATSGATPGARPVNPLLADEPGARRLLLGNEAIVRGALEAGVNLVACYPGTPSSEVPDTFRRIGGGGRYRLEYSVNEKVAMEVGAGAALAGALTLVTMKHVGVNVAADPLLTMTYTGLPGGLLLLSADDPGCHASQNEQDNRTYARFAGMPCFEPATAQEAKDMTRDALLLARELEQPVLLRTTTRVNHLRGAVEFGPLGQPAPIVPFERNPRRFVPVPAVARVRHAELVRHLGMAREKAEHSPWNTVRGEGRFGVIASGISRAYLSDALHETGWDDRVKVLDLGMTWPLPEALLTDFLSQCDAVLVLEELEPLLENDVRALVQRNNLPVAVSGKGGALTIYGEYSTQTVTQALADLLGETARLPIACDPETALPVRPPNLCPGCSHRALYYAVRKVFGDDAVYSSDIGCYTLGLLPPLRMADFLFCMGSSVSSGSGFATASGKPTLAFIGDSTFFHSGITGLVNAVFNKHDLIVVVLDNGTTAMTGHQPNPGVVQEVLGNACVHLDIEAVVRGCGVADVVKVRPFNVKSTMKALAEMKERSGVRVIIAEEPCVLYARRTLKKPRNQVAYVAEQGPSVADCLEHLACPAFFRDDTGIHVDENLCGGCMVCLQVADTIKARKRSDA from the coding sequence ATGAGCGAGTCCACTGCAACATCGGGCGCGACTCCGGGTGCCCGCCCGGTGAATCCCCTGCTGGCCGATGAACCCGGCGCGCGCCGCCTGCTGCTGGGCAACGAGGCCATCGTGCGCGGGGCGCTGGAGGCGGGCGTCAACCTGGTGGCCTGCTACCCCGGCACCCCGTCGTCCGAAGTGCCCGACACCTTCCGCCGCATCGGCGGCGGTGGCCGCTATCGCCTGGAATATTCGGTGAACGAGAAGGTGGCCATGGAAGTGGGGGCGGGTGCCGCCCTGGCCGGGGCCCTGACGCTGGTGACCATGAAGCACGTGGGCGTCAACGTGGCCGCCGACCCGCTGCTGACCATGACCTACACCGGACTGCCCGGCGGCCTGCTGCTGCTTTCCGCCGATGACCCCGGCTGCCACGCCAGCCAGAACGAACAGGACAACCGCACCTATGCCCGTTTCGCGGGCATGCCGTGCTTCGAGCCCGCCACCGCGCAGGAAGCCAAGGACATGACGCGCGATGCGCTGCTGCTGGCGCGCGAGCTTGAACAGCCCGTGCTGCTGCGCACCACCACCCGCGTCAACCACCTGCGCGGCGCCGTGGAATTCGGCCCCCTGGGCCAGCCCGCGCCCATCGTGCCCTTCGAGCGCAACCCCCGCCGTTTCGTGCCCGTGCCCGCCGTGGCCCGCGTGCGCCACGCCGAACTGGTCAGGCACCTGGGCATGGCGCGGGAGAAGGCCGAGCATTCTCCGTGGAACACCGTGCGCGGCGAAGGGCGCTTCGGCGTCATCGCCAGCGGCATCAGCCGCGCCTACCTGTCCGACGCCCTGCACGAGACGGGCTGGGACGACCGGGTGAAGGTGCTGGACCTGGGCATGACCTGGCCCCTGCCGGAAGCCCTGCTGACCGACTTCCTGTCCCAGTGCGACGCCGTGCTGGTGCTGGAAGAACTGGAACCCCTGCTGGAAAACGACGTGCGCGCCCTGGTGCAGCGCAACAACCTGCCCGTGGCCGTCAGCGGCAAGGGCGGCGCGCTGACCATCTACGGCGAATACTCCACCCAGACCGTCACCCAGGCCCTGGCCGACCTGCTGGGCGAAACCGCCCGGCTGCCGATCGCCTGCGACCCGGAAACGGCCCTGCCCGTGCGCCCGCCCAACCTGTGCCCCGGCTGCTCGCACCGCGCGCTGTACTATGCCGTGCGCAAGGTGTTCGGCGACGACGCCGTGTACTCCAGCGACATCGGCTGCTACACGCTGGGGCTGCTGCCGCCGCTGCGCATGGCCGACTTCCTGTTCTGCATGGGCTCGTCGGTGTCTTCCGGTTCCGGGTTCGCCACGGCCTCGGGCAAGCCCACGCTGGCCTTCATCGGCGATTCCACCTTCTTCCATTCCGGCATCACCGGGCTGGTCAACGCGGTGTTCAACAAGCACGACCTGATCGTGGTGGTGCTGGACAACGGCACCACGGCCATGACCGGACATCAGCCCAACCCCGGCGTGGTCCAGGAAGTGCTGGGCAACGCCTGCGTGCACCTGGACATAGAGGCCGTGGTGCGCGGCTGCGGCGTGGCCGACGTGGTCAAGGTGCGGCCCTTCAACGTCAAGTCCACCATGAAGGCCCTGGCGGAAATGAAGGAACGCTCCGGCGTGCGCGTGATCATCGCCGAAGAGCCGTGCGTGCTCTACGCCCGGCGCACCCTGAAGAAGCCGCGCAACCAGGTGGCCTACGTTGCCGAGCAGGGGCCGTCCGTGGCCGACTGCCTGGAACACCTGGCCTGCCCCGCCTTCTTCCGCGACGACACCGGCATCCACGTGGACGAGAACCTCTGCGGCGGCTGCATGGTCTGTCTGCAGGTTGCGGACACCATCAAGGCCCGCAAGAGGAGCGACGCATGA
- a CDS encoding indolepyruvate oxidoreductase subunit beta, with protein MSTPARIRIYLTGVGGQGTLTATTLLARTALDQGLEVTSGEIHGMAQRGGVVESTILLGGWMSPKIGHGEADLILGFEPLETLRGMTHLAAGGSVLSNTEPLPPVGVSTGREAYPEMERIRAKVEGCAAKSWFLPCRTLGLQAGSVQAGNSVLLGAACASGLLPFGPDALEAAIRTHLAPKLMDMNLRAVELGVRAVASAS; from the coding sequence ATGAGCACCCCCGCACGCATCCGCATCTACCTTACCGGCGTGGGCGGACAGGGCACCCTGACCGCCACCACCCTGCTGGCCCGCACCGCCCTGGACCAGGGGCTGGAAGTGACCTCCGGCGAAATCCACGGCATGGCCCAGCGCGGCGGGGTGGTGGAATCCACCATCCTGCTCGGCGGCTGGATGAGCCCCAAGATCGGCCATGGCGAGGCGGACCTGATCCTTGGCTTCGAACCGCTGGAAACCCTGCGCGGCATGACCCACCTGGCCGCCGGGGGCAGCGTGCTGTCCAATACCGAGCCGCTGCCGCCGGTGGGCGTTTCCACCGGGCGCGAAGCCTACCCCGAGATGGAGCGCATCCGCGCCAAGGTGGAAGGCTGCGCCGCCAAGTCGTGGTTCCTGCCCTGCCGCACCCTGGGCCTTCAGGCCGGGTCGGTGCAGGCGGGCAACAGCGTGCTGCTGGGCGCGGCCTGCGCCTCTGGGCTTCTGCCCTTTGGTCCGGACGCGCTGGAAGCCGCCATCCGCACCCATCTTGCCCCCAAACTCATGGACATGAACCTGAGGGCGGTCGAACTGGGTGTTCGGGCCGTAGCCTCCGCGAGCTGA
- a CDS encoding sigma 54-interacting transcriptional regulator, which produces MTTITDDKRLQPYLGTLQKIVSDMGPQRPFQSTLKSLLRTLAENHDFQRPHIVIFDPETRTLKLSLSQTPTKADHVEYEPGVGVTGQVFSTGQPVIVPRIKDHPAFLNKAFGRTDEEQENLAFICVPVLGPADEPRQGREVIGTLSVDTPSVSMPQLESHCRFLEVVAGMIANHASYLQEEMARQKHLMTQGLIVGDSNDIGFTPSNVVAASKAMRLVLNQAAQVGPSRATALLRGESGTGKELLAEAIHQTSPRREMPLIKLNCAALPSELVESELFGYQKGAFTGAVHTKKGLFELANKGTLFLDEVGELSPNAQAKVLRAIQEQEIQRLGSEQTITVDVRLICATHQPLEELVERGLFREDLYYRINVFPIFIPPLRERREDILPLAEHFLRIYSDEYARSIKRISTPAIDLLTQYHWPGNIRELKNCIERAVLVCDEQVIRTYHLPPSLQTAESTATDTNLSFCEAVAKFEQELLVDALKKARGNMLQAARDLRVSYRIVNYKVKKYGIDAKKFAVAKARGMK; this is translated from the coding sequence ATGACCACCATTACCGACGACAAGCGCCTCCAGCCCTATCTCGGCACGCTCCAGAAGATCGTGTCCGACATGGGGCCGCAGCGACCGTTTCAGTCCACCCTGAAGTCGCTGCTCCGCACGCTGGCTGAAAACCATGACTTCCAGCGGCCGCACATCGTCATCTTCGACCCGGAGACCCGCACCCTCAAGCTCAGCCTGTCGCAGACGCCCACCAAGGCGGACCACGTGGAATACGAGCCGGGCGTGGGCGTGACGGGGCAGGTGTTCTCCACGGGCCAGCCGGTCATCGTGCCGCGCATCAAGGACCACCCGGCCTTCCTGAACAAGGCCTTTGGCCGTACCGACGAAGAGCAGGAAAACCTGGCCTTCATCTGCGTGCCGGTTCTGGGGCCCGCCGACGAACCCCGGCAGGGCCGCGAAGTCATCGGCACGCTGAGCGTGGACACCCCCTCGGTGTCCATGCCGCAGCTGGAATCGCACTGCCGGTTCCTGGAGGTGGTGGCGGGCATGATCGCCAACCACGCCTCGTACCTGCAGGAGGAAATGGCCCGCCAGAAGCACCTGATGACCCAGGGCCTCATCGTGGGCGACAGCAACGACATCGGGTTCACCCCGTCCAACGTGGTTGCCGCGTCCAAGGCCATGAGACTGGTGCTGAACCAGGCGGCCCAGGTTGGCCCCAGCCGCGCCACGGCGTTGCTGCGGGGCGAATCGGGCACCGGCAAGGAACTGCTGGCGGAAGCCATCCACCAGACCAGCCCCCGGCGCGAGATGCCCCTGATCAAGCTGAACTGCGCGGCGCTGCCCTCCGAACTGGTGGAAAGCGAGTTGTTCGGCTACCAGAAGGGCGCCTTCACCGGGGCGGTGCACACCAAGAAGGGCCTGTTCGAACTGGCCAACAAGGGCACCCTGTTCCTGGACGAAGTGGGCGAACTGTCGCCCAACGCCCAGGCCAAGGTGTTGCGCGCCATCCAGGAGCAGGAAATCCAGCGCCTGGGCAGCGAACAGACCATCACCGTGGACGTGCGCCTGATCTGCGCCACCCACCAGCCGCTGGAGGAGCTTGTCGAGCGGGGGTTGTTCCGCGAGGACCTGTACTACCGCATCAACGTGTTCCCCATCTTCATTCCGCCGCTGCGCGAGCGGCGCGAAGACATCCTGCCGCTGGCGGAACACTTCCTGCGCATCTATTCCGACGAATACGCGCGCAGCATCAAGCGCATCTCCACCCCGGCCATCGACCTGCTGACGCAGTACCACTGGCCCGGCAACATCCGCGAACTGAAGAACTGCATCGAACGCGCGGTGCTGGTGTGCGACGAACAGGTCATCCGCACCTACCACCTGCCGCCTTCGTTGCAGACTGCGGAATCCACCGCCACGGACACCAACCTCTCGTTCTGCGAGGCGGTGGCCAAGTTCGAGCAGGAACTGCTGGTGGACGCGCTGAAAAAGGCGCGCGGCAACATGTTGCAGGCCGCCCGCGACCTGCGCGTGAGCTACCGCATCGTCAACTACAAGGTGAAGAAGTACGGCATCGACGCCAAGAAGTTCGCCGTGGCCAAGGCGCGCGGCATGAAATAG
- a CDS encoding GNAT family N-acetyltransferase, with protein MNIHDMQRCIEDNLATRLAAQVPLLGGGDATDHTDGAAGRENGQGTQMQPECRPDLLDRSDVRAVYAGVASDTFNKAFAYGGGLPLADTVAAVRSFFGGHGAPYTWWLGPLSGAGDGAGEGEDIPAALAAHGFAAGEVETGMYLPLADAELEEPAPTPGLDIRVVHDAEGVTDFASVLAANWNPPDGEVLRFYRCAAPALCSPGCPATLLAAYLDGQLAAAAEVYRTASGCLAAGDAAHLDVAGVYNVCTLEAFRRRGLGSAVTRAALLHARQAGCRHAVLQASGEGYRVYARLGFRDVGRFVECVPVD; from the coding sequence ATGAATATCCACGACATGCAACGCTGCATCGAGGACAATCTGGCTACACGGCTGGCCGCGCAAGTGCCCCTGCTGGGTGGCGGGGACGCAACCGACCACACAGACGGGGCGGCGGGCCGGGAGAACGGGCAGGGCACGCAGATGCAGCCGGAGTGCAGGCCTGACCTGCTGGACCGGTCGGACGTGCGCGCCGTGTACGCCGGGGTGGCCTCGGACACTTTCAACAAGGCCTTCGCGTATGGGGGCGGCCTGCCGCTGGCGGATACGGTGGCGGCGGTGCGGTCGTTTTTCGGTGGGCATGGCGCACCGTACACGTGGTGGCTGGGGCCGCTTTCCGGCGCTGGGGACGGGGCAGGGGAAGGGGAGGACATTCCCGCCGCGCTGGCGGCGCACGGCTTTGCCGCGGGCGAAGTGGAAACCGGCATGTACCTGCCGCTGGCGGATGCGGAACTGGAAGAGCCAGCACCAACGCCGGGGCTGGATATCCGTGTTGTCCATGATGCGGAGGGAGTGACGGATTTTGCCTCGGTGCTGGCCGCCAATTGGAATCCGCCCGACGGCGAGGTGTTGCGCTTCTACCGTTGCGCCGCCCCGGCCCTGTGCAGTCCCGGTTGCCCCGCAACACTGCTGGCGGCGTATCTGGACGGCCAACTGGCGGCGGCTGCGGAAGTGTACCGCACCGCGTCGGGATGCCTTGCGGCAGGGGACGCCGCGCACCTCGACGTGGCGGGCGTGTACAACGTGTGCACGCTGGAGGCCTTCCGGCGGCGTGGACTGGGCTCCGCCGTCACTCGCGCCGCCTTGCTGCACGCCCGGCAGGCGGGCTGCCGCCACGCTGTGTTGCAGGCCTCGGGCGAGGGGTACCGCGTCTATGCCCGGCTGGGCTTTCGCGACGTGGGGCGCTTCGTGGAGTGCGTGCCCGTGGATTGA